TGACGCGCGCCGACACGGTGCACCGCGCGGTCGCGGGGTCGGATGCGGTCATCAACCTCGTCGGGGTGCTCGAGGGGGCGTTCGAGGCGATCCACGTCACCGGTGCGCGCACCGTCGCGGAGGCCGCGGCCGGCGCGGGCGCGCAGGCGCTCATCCACATGTCCGCGATCGGCGCCGATCCGGCGGCGGCTTCCGCTTACGGCAGCACCAAGGGCCGCGGCGAGCAGGCGGTGCGCGCCGCCTTCCCGGATGCGGTCGTCATCCGTCCGTCGATCGTCTTCGGGCGCGAGGACCAGTTCCTCAACCGCTTCGCCGACATGGTCGCCAAACTCCCCGTCGTGCCCGTGCTGCGCGCACCGGTGAAGTTCCAGCCGGTCTTCGCTGGCGACGTCGGCGACGCCTTCGCCGCGGCGCTCGCGCCCGAGTACGCGGGGCGCACCTTCGAACTCGGCGGCCCGGACGTGATGAGCATGGGCGAGATCGTGCGCTGGCTCGCCAAGACGCTGGGCCGCAATCCGTCGATCGTCGAACTGCCCGATATGGCCGGCGCGCTGCTCGCCCGCCTGCCGCTCGCGCCGATCACCACCGACCAGTGGCAGATGCTGCAACGCGACAATGTCGCCGCCGCCGGTGCCGACGGTCTTGCGGCGCTGGGGATCGAGGCGACGCCGGTCGCCGCGGTCGCCCCCGACTGGCTCGTCCGCTTCCGCCG
This portion of the Sphingomonas sp. FARSPH genome encodes:
- a CDS encoding complex I NDUFA9 subunit family protein — encoded protein: MNDKLVTVFGGGGFVGRYVVRALLRAGARVRVAERDPRRAWFLKTQGGLGQIQFVAADVTRADTVHRAVAGSDAVINLVGVLEGAFEAIHVTGARTVAEAAAGAGAQALIHMSAIGADPAAASAYGSTKGRGEQAVRAAFPDAVVIRPSIVFGREDQFLNRFADMVAKLPVVPVLRAPVKFQPVFAGDVGDAFAAALAPEYAGRTFELGGPDVMSMGEIVRWLAKTLGRNPSIVELPDMAGALLARLPLAPITTDQWQMLQRDNVAAAGADGLAALGIEATPVAAVAPDWLVRFRRQGRFGRRAETLYHPA